Sequence from the Rhipicephalus sanguineus isolate Rsan-2018 unplaced genomic scaffold, BIME_Rsan_1.4 Seq1187, whole genome shotgun sequence genome:
CCTGAAGTCGCCGCCTCCCCTCTCCATTCCTGGGGGCTTGTTATAATCAGTGTTGTAGCCGCCAGAAACATCGCCGTAGCCCCCTGTGTTGCCGCCTACTCCTACTCCGGGACCCTGGTAGCCATTGCCCATCATGTCCGAAGGTGGGGCGTACGAGTCTTGGTAGCTACTGCGACTTACAGGCGCTTGTCCATAGCCTTCATCATAGCCACCACTGTTTCCATAGTCTTGGCTGCAAGATAAATTAAACTTAAGTGAGAGCATGCCAAAAATTCCCCACAGCTGGAAATGCTCAAAAGAACTGGGCAGTTTTTGCGATATTTTCCTCTGTTTCTCTAATCTGAATCAAGTACACAAGAATAATATGCGCTTGGATTAGTTGGCCAGTATTCAAAACATATTCATTTGGTACACTTGAATCTCAATTGAACGAGGGAGAGCAGAAGTTAGTTTAATTTATCTATTGTTTTATTACAACTATTACAGCCATACTTACCAACAAGGTGCATAAACTTGATCATGTAAAGACAACAATGGCATTGTGGCCCACAGTAATACTATGGAGTCCTGTACGTGACGAAGCTTTATAAAAGCAGCAGGGGAGGGGAAAAGAAACTCATCCACAATGTTGGCACTGTGCACCTTGCTCATTGACCTTTATATGATAGCTGCCTTGTGTTCTAATAGGGATGGTTTGTCACTTTCTTTCGCGCTTGACTCAGCAACACCGAC
This genomic interval carries:
- the LOC119376384 gene encoding uncharacterized protein LOC119376384, which translates into the protein MPLLSLHDQVYAPCCQDYGNSGGYDEGYGQAPVSRSSYQDSYAPPSDMMGNGYQGPGVGVGGNTGGYGDVSGGYNTDYNKPPGMERGGGDFRSAGAGYVPPVGGGGGYASSYDDRGYGGRQDGGYGGGRPAADNFSG